The following nucleotide sequence is from Tissierellales bacterium.
CTGTAACCTGATTTGGATAATGCCAACGTAGGGACATTGCTGTGATTTTTTTAGCATAGATTCTTTTGTGGGATCTATGCTATTTTTTATGCATAGCCTTTTACGCGATTAAAGATGTCCAAGTGACATCTTTTTTTATTTTAATTTAATTAGAAATGTGAGAGTTGTAAATATTAGGAGGTGAAAAAGTGATTGTAAATGGAAAGATGATGGATATAGATACTCCGATTAGCGTGAGTAGGTTATTTGAAATTATAAAAAAGAACCCAAAACTTGCAGTAGTTGAAGTAGATATGGAAATTGTAGATAAAAGCCAATATGATAACTACATCATAGACAAAGAATCAAGAGTCGAGATAGTTAGCTTT
It contains:
- the thiS gene encoding sulfur carrier protein ThiS yields the protein MIVNGKMMDIDTPISVSRLFEIIKKNPKLAVVEVDMEIVDKSQYDNYIIDKESRVEIVSFVGGG